Proteins from a genomic interval of Mesobacillus sp. S13:
- a CDS encoding exo-beta-N-acetylmuramidase NamZ domain-containing protein, whose product MKKWLAAILTTVLILSSLTIALANHDSGLGKSQDLKKFKVGAEALLEDHRDLIEGKRVGLITNPTGVDQNLNSVVDLLFNDPDVELTALYGPEHGVRGSAQAGAYVEYYIDEKTQLPVYSLYGKTKKPTPDMLENVDVLLFDIQDVGTRFYTYIYTMAYAMEAAKENDIPFIVLDRPNPLGGVKVEGPVLESEYKSFVGNYEIPLRHGMTVGELAMLFNEEFNIGADLTVVEMDRWKRTMNYDETPLEFVMPSPNMPTLDTAFVYPGAALIEGTNVSEGRGTTKPFELIGAPFINSDDLSVELNSLNLPGVKFRAASFTPTFSKHAGQLSHGIQIHITDHESFEPIVTGLHIVKSIHDMYPEDFEFRAEDSRGISFFDLLTGNGWIREEIEAGTSVEEIQSMWEDDLNEFKQVREKYLLY is encoded by the coding sequence TTGAAAAAATGGCTGGCAGCAATATTGACAACCGTCCTCATTCTCTCCTCCTTGACCATCGCATTGGCAAACCATGACAGCGGACTGGGCAAAAGCCAGGATCTGAAGAAATTCAAGGTTGGTGCAGAAGCACTGCTAGAAGACCACAGGGACTTGATCGAAGGAAAGCGAGTCGGACTGATCACGAATCCTACCGGAGTAGACCAAAACCTGAACAGTGTCGTCGATCTGCTTTTCAATGACCCTGATGTCGAGCTGACGGCACTCTACGGCCCTGAGCATGGAGTAAGAGGAAGCGCTCAGGCTGGAGCATATGTCGAGTACTACATCGATGAAAAAACTCAGCTTCCTGTATACAGCCTTTACGGGAAAACGAAAAAACCTACACCAGATATGCTCGAAAATGTGGACGTCCTGCTGTTTGATATCCAGGATGTAGGCACAAGATTCTATACGTACATCTACACAATGGCCTATGCGATGGAAGCGGCAAAGGAAAACGATATTCCATTCATCGTGCTTGACCGTCCGAACCCGCTTGGCGGTGTGAAGGTTGAAGGACCTGTTCTTGAGTCAGAATACAAATCCTTTGTAGGAAACTATGAGATCCCGCTGCGTCACGGTATGACTGTTGGGGAGCTGGCCATGCTCTTCAACGAAGAATTCAATATTGGTGCAGACCTGACAGTCGTAGAGATGGACCGCTGGAAGCGCACCATGAATTATGATGAAACACCTCTTGAGTTCGTCATGCCATCACCAAACATGCCGACACTCGACACGGCCTTCGTCTATCCAGGAGCAGCGCTGATTGAAGGAACGAATGTATCAGAAGGAAGAGGCACGACAAAACCGTTTGAGCTGATTGGGGCGCCGTTCATCAATTCAGATGACTTGTCTGTCGAATTGAATTCTTTGAATCTCCCAGGAGTAAAGTTCCGGGCAGCATCGTTCACTCCTACATTCTCGAAGCATGCGGGCCAACTGTCCCATGGCATCCAGATTCATATCACCGACCATGAATCGTTTGAGCCGATTGTAACAGGGCTTCATATTGTAAAATCCATTCACGATATGTATCCAGAGGACTTCGAATTCCGTGCAGAAGACAGCAGGGGAATTTCCTTCTTCGACCTTCTGACAGGAAACGGCTGGATCAGGGAAGAGATTGAGGCTGGAACATCCGTGGAAGAAATCCAGTCTA